GGGTGGAGCCCACGCAATTCGGGATGTGGCGAGAACGCGACATGAAGAACCTCCAGAGATGCGCGCCGGGCCGGCGCGCGGGGATCGCACATGGGAAGGGAGACGCGACCTGGCTCACGGCAGCACGACGACGCGTCCGGTCCGAGTCACCGGAGCGCCACTACCCGCGAGGCGCAATCGGTACTGGAGCACCTGGCCGCGACCGGGCCCCGCCCACTCGAACAGGCCGCTCGCTCCCGCTGCGACATCGCGCGACTCGCGGTGCATCCGGCGACCGCCAAGATCGAACACCTCGAGCTCGAGTCGACCCGGCGATTCGGACTCGAATCGAATCGCGACCGCACTCGTGGGATTCAGGCGCGGCGCGGCCCACAGTCCCGACCGCGAGGTGACCGCGGACTCGACGCCGACGTTGCTGACTACCTGATCCGCCCCACGGTCGGTGTGCTGTGTCGGCGCTCCCGTCGGGCGCGGTTGGCGCTCCCAGTCGTCCGGGATTGCGGCATCGGTCAGCCCGTAGTCGCTGGTGTGATCGTGCAGCTCGCCATCGGACAGGAGGCGATAGAAGTCGCGATTCGCGTTCGGATTCCAGCCGGCGAGCACGTCCCAGTCGAACTTGACGAAGGAGTCGTCGACGCGATCGCGGCTGATGCGCTTGAACGTCGCCCCGCCGAGTCCGGAAATGTCGAGGTCGCCGTCGATCGTTTCGACATTGCCGGCCGCCGCGAACGCCACGTTGTGGCTGGACTGCACCGTAACGACGTTCCCCACCGCACTGTGAAAGGCGACCGGCTCGATCGCCGCGTCCCGATGATTCATCACCAGATTGTTTCGCAGCACCAGCAGTTCGCCCGGAATGTGGGCGGAGATTTCAACGCCGTACTGGCTGTGGTCCGCGATGTCGTTGTTGTAGAGCTTGAGCGAGTTCGAATCGTCACCGAGGCTCGCGGTGATGCCGTAGTCGAAATTGCCGAATCGGTGCGAGAACACCATGCAATTGCGGATGACCACGTTGATCGGATAGCGGATCACGATGTTTCCCCACGGCCCCGCACTCCCGACCGAAGTCCAGATCGAGCCGATCCGGCAGCGTTCGATCAGAACGTCCGTGCAGCCGTCGAGGAACATCAGGTCGTTGTCGTTGGTGCTGAAGCGCACGATGTCGAGGTCCTGGAAACGGACATTGGTGGCGCCCTGGACGTCGAAGATGCGCTCGCTGCCGTTCTGGGAAGCGATGAAGGCGCGGTTCATTCCGGGGACCGGGCGAATCACCAGCCTGTGATTCTCGTGGAAGGCGTTCGTGATCGTCACCACCGCGGAAGTGAACAGGGGCGCACCACCGACGTGGATCTCGTTCTGGGCATCTGCGCTCGCGGCCGCCGCGCCCACCGCCGATTGAAGCGAGGGGTACTGGGCGCTCGGTACCACGTAGGTGCCGGCCGCAGCCGGGTTCGCGCCGCAGAGCACGAACGCGCCAAGCAGCGCGAACTCGAAACGCCTGCGGCGCGCGCAGGTGACGGCACGGGAGCCACGCGCGGCATGCGAGCCACGCAGCGTGTGCAGCATGATGGACCTCCCCTGGAACGTGACTGGATCGGAGCGAGGGAATCGCGTGTCAGGTTGGAGACACGATCCCCGGGCTCGTCACACGGTCAGGGCAGGGGAAGCGGGATGGGTCGCGAGTCGGCGATTTCACGGCCGCTCGAGAACGCGACCACGACCACATAACGGGCGCCGGCGAGCGAGTCGGAGCGTGCCCGGGTCACATCGAAGCTCGCAGAGGTGTCGGAGCCGGCCGGCAGCGTTGCGACAGGCACGAGGCCGACGTCGAGGGCGCGCAGCCGGTACTCGTCCGCGCCCGAAACGGAGCGCCAGTCGAGCGTAAGGGTCCCATTGGGCGCCACCCTCGCAGAGATCAGAGTGACTTCCCCGGCGGAAGTCCCGTCCACGCCGCGCAGGACTTCCGGTTCGGATCGGAACACTGGAAGGCGGCCTCCGAGCACGATCAGCGCGGCCACGATGAGAACCGCCACCGTAGCGAGAACCGGCTGAGACATCCCGAGCCAGCGGGTCCAGGCGGGACGCGAGGTGGTGGAGCGCTCGCGGTGCGGCGCCCGTGGCGAGAGCTGCGCGTGAATCACATCGCGCAGGTGCGCGCGAGCCGCCGCCGGGTCGGCCCCGACGGGAAGCGGGCGCTCCGCGAGGAACTCCTCGTAAGTTTCGAGCCGCGCCTGACAGCGCGCACAGGCCGCCACGTGAACGCGGCGCGGGTCGTCGACGGGCAGCGACTCGAGCAGGCCGAGGTCCTCGGTTTCGACGCAATTCCGGGTCACGCTTCGACTCCCTCCGCCCCACGCCCGCGAGCAAGTGCGGCTCTCAGTTTTCGGCGCGCGGTCTGGAGCAGGCCGCGCGCTCCCGAAGCGCTGGAGAGTCCCAATCGTCGCGAGATCTCATCCACGGGAAGTCCCTCTTCGCAACGCAACAGCAGGGCTCTGCGTTCCTCGGGGGTCAGTACTTCGTCCACCAGCTGGAGCACGTGAATGCGTTCCTGGTCACGTTCGAATGTCTCCTCCACCGATGCGCTCGGCTCGGGGAGAACATCGGGATCGAGCGACTCGTCTCGAACCAGACTCGGGCGCCGCAGCGCCCGCAGGCATCGGTGACGGACGATCGCGAACAGCCACGACGAGAATCGCGCTTCAGCCCGAAACCCCGGCAGCGCACGGCACGCGAGCAGCATGGAATCCTGCGCCAGGTCGAGCGCCCGCTCGTGATCCCTCACCATCCGAAAGCACCAGCCATAGACCCGATCCCCATAGCGCGCGAACAACTCCTCGGCAGCGGCGCGGCCGCGAAGTCCGTGTGAGTCCTCCTGGTAGGTGAGCACCAGTTGCTCGTCGGTCGCATGACCCCCTCCGCGTTCGTTCATGAGATTGGAGACATCGGACCGGACTGCGTCACATGCGCCATCCGGGTTTGTCGGCGCCGGTAGCCAAGGATCGCGAGAACGATCGCGATGACCAACCCGATCACAACCGCGAAGGTGGGTGGATCGAGCGGCTTCCGATGCAGTTCGGCCTGGACCGTCGGCTCCCCGACCACGACGAATCCGGCCCAGAAGAACGGGTGGGCGGTCCGGCGATCGCGCTTGAGGTCGAGCTGCGCTCCGCGCAGGGCCTTCGCCACGGTCTCGCCGGCGGCGAGGCGCCGGTAGAACCCGCGCATCAGCGACTCGGTGGCGCGATCCTCGACCTTCCACAGCGACGCGACGACCGCCGGCACGCCAGCGCTCAGGAACGCCGTCGCAAGCCCCTGCACTCCTTCACCCGAGAGCACTCGACCACGCCCCGATTCACACGCCGAGAGCACCGCGAGCCGCGCCGGCAGTCGCAGACGCGCGACCTCGGTCGCGCGCAGCCATCGCGTGCGATCCTCGGAACCGGCGGGATCCACCAGCAGTCCCGACAGCCACGGCCGCTCGTCATCGAGCCGGGCATGCGTCGCGACGTGAAGGATCTGGCACTGGGCGAGCGCGATTCCCAGGCTCGAGTCGGTCGCGGAAGCGCCGGGCGACCGGGACGCGACCCCTACGAAGGTCCGGCGCAGCCATCGCACTTCCGAGGCCGCGCCACTCATCGGTCTATCGGATCCCCCCGATGCCGGAGTCAGAGCGAGCAGCGCGCTCCGCCCTCGGGGGCTCGAATGCCGGACCGCCGGATCTCGCAGCAGCGCCAGGACGCCGGCCGATGGGATCGCGACCACCTCGCGCGCGGCGAGCAGCGGCCCGGTTCCCCAACCCGGATCGAGGGTCCCGAGCGGCAACAGGTTCAGCTCCCCGTCCGGGGCGAACAGCACGCAACGAGACGCTCGAAGCAGATCGTCGAATGGCGTCAGCCAGAATCGGCCGAGCTGGGCGGCGCTCGAGTCGAGCCCGGTCAGGTCGCCGACTCCCGCGCGCGCCGGCCGCGCCGAGATCAGTCGGTGCCAGGCCCGCAATCGCGCGCCGATCCCCAGACGCGTGCCCGGAAGCCGCACCACGCGCGCGGAGTCCCTGGTGATGGCGAACACCAGCGTGGTCTCGGGCGTGACGAAGGTCTCGAGCAGGAGTTCGCCCGGTCGCAGAACCCGCTGCTGTATCTGATCGAGCGTGGTCTCCTCGAACGGCTCCGCCTGCGGCGCAGGGCCACGCATGCGCTCCCGCAGGGTGCGAGCCTTGTAGCGCTGAAGATCGTTGAAGGCGGCCGCCACCCGGCGGTCGGCGGGCACCTCGACCGGCCAATCCAGCCGCAGCGGGATGAGACTCGCGAACAGCCGACGCCGCTTGGCACCCTCCTGTTCGCGCCATTCGGGATCGCGCGAGACGCCACGCGCCTCGGCCCACAACGAAGCGGCAAACTCGAGCAGTGCGATCGCGCTGTCGGGTTCCTGCACCGCGATGTATGCGATTCCGAGTGCCGTGAGCGCTTCCATGCGGGTGCGCCACCGCCCGAACCGAGCGGTCCCTGCGATCGAGGATCGCAACAGCCGCATGCCGGCGACCGCGTCCCCATTCTGGACCCGCAAGTTGCCTTCGACGTAGTCGAGCGCCGGCACGACCCCAGGTGAGGCCCGGTGACCGAATCGCCGACGGGCGTCGCTCAGCAACGCGATCGCCTCGGTGCCGCGGCCGGCATCCGCGAGGGCGAACGCGAGCCCGGTCAACACGTCGATCTCAGAGTTGAAATCCAGCGTGCCGTTCAACGCGAGCGCCTGCCGCTGGAGCGCGATCGCCTCCTCGACTCGGCCCTCCTGACGGCGAATCCCGGCCAGCTCCGACAGCGCGTTGGCTCGGACCTCGAGGAAGCCGCGTTCCGCGCTTTCCTGAATCACCGATTCGAGGCGTGTCGCTCCCTCGCGGAAGCGCCCGAGATCCGCGTCGCAGAGCGCGATGTTCACGGCCGCGGTGAGCGCGTCGCGGCGCCCGACCTGAGCGCGACGGATCTCGAAAGCGCGGCGGAACCCCTGCTCGGCGGCCGCCGGGTCGCCCTGCAGCCACTCGAGCGAGGCCAGATTGTTCCACGCATCACCGAGCGCTCCCGAATCGCCCGCCGCTGCGGCCAGCTCCGCCACTTCCTGCCAGCACCTTCGCTGCGCGGCCACATCCCCCGTGGCGCCGAGCGCGCGCCCGAGCGCGGTGAGCGTCCAGCGAGTCCAGAATCCGTCGCCAAGCGAGCGGAAGATCTCGAGCGCGCGCAGCTGGCGAGGAAGCGCGTCGCGCCCGCGCCCCTCGTGCATCGAGTAGAACGCGAGCCCGAGCTGCGCGAAGCCCTCGTGCCGCCGATCGCGCTTCGCGACCGCCATCGGGAGCAGACGCGCCCAGACATCGCGCATCTCGAGGACGCGGCCCTGTTCACTCAGCGAGGCGGCGAGCCAGCGCAGTGACGCCATGCGACGGAGCGTATCGGTCGGCGCGGCGACCGCGAGGGCGGCACGTGCGGCGGCCTCGGCCTCGCGCATCCGTCCGTTGAAGAAGTAGGCGACCGAGCGGGCCGAGAGGATTCGGGCTTCGAGCGAGCGGTCCTGTCGGCGTACCGCCGCGACGCGCAGCGAGTCGAGCAGGTCGAGCGCGGCCGCGGAGCGCCCCGCGAGCGACAGGAAGTCCGCACGCGCGAACACGGCGGAGTCGGCGGCCGACAACGACGGACTGGACGGCTGCGCGCGCACGGTGCCGGCGAGGAGGAGCACGGCGACCAGCGCGATCACGCCGCGTGCGCCCCACGCGCGAGTCGCTCGGTCCGGTTCGGCGGAGATCGGCTGCACGGGTGGTCAAGATAGGACCACGGACTCGGGCGCGCTACCGAAAGCGTGGTCGAGCGCTTCGAGTCGCGCCGCAGCGGTCCGGCGCGGTCAGCGGCGTTCGGGCAGCGGGCTCGGCTCGAACAGAGCGACTTCGCGCACCGCGAACTTGTTCACCAGCATCACGCCGTCGGCGGTGGCGAACGGGAAGAAGTCGTCGCTCTCGTTCAGGAAGTCGGAGACGCGGTTGTATCCGTCGGGCAGCTCCATCTGAATCACGCCCTCGAGCCGTTCTCCGCTGCACATGCGGACGTGTACCCGCTCCTGGTGCGTCACCCGAAACGTAGCGGGGCCGATGAGCTTGAGATCCACGCCAGGTCGCGGGGCGACCCACTCGAGATCGTGGCGCGAGACCAGCATGATCGCGTCGCCCTGAACCGGCTCGAGCGGAACCACCCGATCGGGCGCGTTCAGACGCTCGAGGATGGTCTCGGGCCCCGAATGAACAGGGGCAGACGGAGCGAGGCAGATCACCGCGTCGAGCGGGGGCTCGTTCGCGCGCGATACCCGCACCGGGACGCGGATCTTGGAAACGAAGTCGGGCATGGTTGCATGGACTATCGGCATCGGAGTGCCCCGGAATGAGCGCGGAATCGGGGCTGCAGAGCTTGGCTCCCGCCGCCGATAACGTCGGCGGGTACTCGTGGCCCGTGGCCGCCGCGCCCGATC
The genomic region above belongs to Candidatus Eisenbacteria bacterium and contains:
- a CDS encoding right-handed parallel beta-helix repeat-containing protein, with product MLHTLRGSHAARGSRAVTCARRRRFEFALLGAFVLCGANPAAAGTYVVPSAQYPSLQSAVGAAAASADAQNEIHVGGAPLFTSAVVTITNAFHENHRLVIRPVPGMNRAFIASQNGSERIFDVQGATNVRFQDLDIVRFSTNDNDLMFLDGCTDVLIERCRIGSIWTSVGSAGPWGNIVIRYPINVVIRNCMVFSHRFGNFDYGITASLGDDSNSLKLYNNDIADHSQYGVEISAHIPGELLVLRNNLVMNHRDAAIEPVAFHSAVGNVVTVQSSHNVAFAAAGNVETIDGDLDISGLGGATFKRISRDRVDDSFVKFDWDVLAGWNPNANRDFYRLLSDGELHDHTSDYGLTDAAIPDDWERQPRPTGAPTQHTDRGADQVVSNVGVESAVTSRSGLWAAPRLNPTSAVAIRFESESPGRLELEVFDLGGRRMHRESRDVAAGASGLFEWAGPGRGQVLQYRLRLAGSGAPVTRTGRVVVLP
- a CDS encoding sigma-70 family RNA polymerase sigma factor, with the translated sequence MNERGGGHATDEQLVLTYQEDSHGLRGRAAAEELFARYGDRVYGWCFRMVRDHERALDLAQDSMLLACRALPGFRAEARFSSWLFAIVRHRCLRALRRPSLVRDESLDPDVLPEPSASVEETFERDQERIHVLQLVDEVLTPEERRALLLRCEEGLPVDEISRRLGLSSASGARGLLQTARRKLRAALARGRGAEGVEA
- a CDS encoding CHAT domain-containing protein, which encodes MIALVAVLLLAGTVRAQPSSPSLSAADSAVFARADFLSLAGRSAAALDLLDSLRVAAVRRQDRSLEARILSARSVAYFFNGRMREAEAAARAALAVAAPTDTLRRMASLRWLAASLSEQGRVLEMRDVWARLLPMAVAKRDRRHEGFAQLGLAFYSMHEGRGRDALPRQLRALEIFRSLGDGFWTRWTLTALGRALGATGDVAAQRRCWQEVAELAAAAGDSGALGDAWNNLASLEWLQGDPAAAEQGFRRAFEIRRAQVGRRDALTAAVNIALCDADLGRFREGATRLESVIQESAERGFLEVRANALSELAGIRRQEGRVEEAIALQRQALALNGTLDFNSEIDVLTGLAFALADAGRGTEAIALLSDARRRFGHRASPGVVPALDYVEGNLRVQNGDAVAGMRLLRSSIAGTARFGRWRTRMEALTALGIAYIAVQEPDSAIALLEFAASLWAEARGVSRDPEWREQEGAKRRRLFASLIPLRLDWPVEVPADRRVAAAFNDLQRYKARTLRERMRGPAPQAEPFEETTLDQIQQRVLRPGELLLETFVTPETTLVFAITRDSARVVRLPGTRLGIGARLRAWHRLISARPARAGVGDLTGLDSSAAQLGRFWLTPFDDLLRASRCVLFAPDGELNLLPLGTLDPGWGTGPLLAAREVVAIPSAGVLALLRDPAVRHSSPRGRSALLALTPASGGSDRPMSGAASEVRWLRRTFVGVASRSPGASATDSSLGIALAQCQILHVATHARLDDERPWLSGLLVDPAGSEDRTRWLRATEVARLRLPARLAVLSACESGRGRVLSGEGVQGLATAFLSAGVPAVVASLWKVEDRATESLMRGFYRRLAAGETVAKALRGAQLDLKRDRRTAHPFFWAGFVVVGEPTVQAELHRKPLDPPTFAVVIGLVIAIVLAILGYRRRQTRMAHVTQSGPMSPIS